The Archocentrus centrarchus isolate MPI-CPG fArcCen1 chromosome 7, fArcCen1, whole genome shotgun sequence genome window below encodes:
- the dclre1b gene encoding 5' exonuclease Apollo: MPANGKVIPHTPLAVDFWHVRKCPATRLFFLSHMHSDHTTGLTSTWSNRPIYCSPITATLLKVRLQVKEQWIHPLEVGEPHLLPLDDIGKERLTVTLIDANHCPGAVMFLFEAYFGSVLYTGDFRYTPSMLREPCLRTNTTIDVLYLDNTNCDPNRTLPSRQRATQQIKEIIRSHPNHNVVIGLYALGKESLLLELAMEFKTWIEVSIHRMETLKALELPDVFTTEPGAGRIRVVDQSEICASALHLWNKEQPTLAILPTSRPLISFHPNVHVVPYSDHSSYQELEDFVSALKPTCLIPIVGNCVPGSLSALLPRKKRHEILVPESVQHYMLREPKRQLSSTAYTSLHRRHFQPLVPKGVVFESPVMGSRKSCEEAWEAECLEQDGSEEEMDTESSEKDSDCILMDLSKELTTNKNRRGAGDMWNLNIIQTVSEEMAMAESMPQSERIQGNFAPEDILTNTKSCLEPIVTAPTSLETIAKIISNQHSECVNIQNNCTLPDEDTMSQNDSMTLFQNSSYNSSRASSSSLTELSHEYIEKLENSLLKNLPFSEEDFKTCGLLQKSFVQQFTLSPRQSSKDNDLSD, encoded by the exons ATGCCAGCAAACGGGAAAGTCATTCCCCACACCCCGCTAGCCGTGGACTTTTGGCATGTACGGAAGTGTCCAGCTACCCGGCTGTTTTTTCTGTCCCACATGCACAGCGACCACACGACAGGGTTGACCTCCACATGGAGCAACCGGCCTATTTACTGCTCACCTATCACCGCCACTTTGCTGAAAGTCAGGCTGCAG GTGAAAGAACAGTGGATCCATCCTCTAGAGGTGGGTGAGCCACACCTGCTCCCACTGGATGATATCGGCAAGGAGAGGCTCACGGTCACACTGATAGATGCTAACCACTGTCCAGGGGCCGTCATGTTTCTGTTTGAAGCCTACTTTGGCTCCGTTCTGTACACTG GGGACTTTAGATACACTCCTTCAATGCTGCGTGAGCCATGCTTAAGGACTAACACCACTATAGATGTGCTGTACCTGGACAATACCAACTGTGACCCCAACCGCACCCTACCGTCAAGACAGCGAGCCACTCAGCAGATCAAGGAGATCATTCGCAGCCACCCCAACCACAATGTTGTCATCG GTCTTTATGCACTGGGTAAAGAGTCCCTGCTGTTGGAGCTGGCAATGGAGTTTAAAACCTGGATTGAGGTGAGCATTCACAGAATGGAGACCCTTAAAGCTCTGGAGCTGCCTGATGTCTTCACCACTGAACCGGGGGCTGGTCGTATCCGAGTCGTGGACCAGTCAGAGATTTGTGCCTCTGCTTTGCACCTGTGGAACAAAGAACAACCAACATTGGCCATCTTGCCCACCAGCAGGCCCCTGATCTCTTTCCACCCTAACGTCCATGTAGTACCCTATTCAGATCACTCCTCCTACCAAGAGCTGGAGGATTTTGTCTCTGCGCTTAAACCTACCTGCCTTATACCCATTGTAGGAAACTGTGTACCTGGAAGTCTCTCTGCCTTACTGCCTCGGAAGAAGCGCCATGAAATCCTGGTACCAGAGTCGGTCCAGCACTACATGTTGAGAGAGCCCAAGAGGCAGCTCAGCTCAACAGCATACACCAGCCTTCACCGCAGGCACTTCCAGCCTCTTGTTCCCAAAGGAGTTGTATTTGAGTCTCCTGTAATGGGATCCAGGAAGTCATGTGAAGAAGCCTGGGAGGCAGAGTGCCTGGAGCAGGATGGATCTGAGGAAGAGATGGACACAGAAAGTAGTGAAAAGGACTCTGACTGTATCCTCATGGACCTGAGCAAAGAACTCACCACCAACAAAAATAGAAGAGGGGCTGGAGATATGTGGAATCTCAATATAATCCAGACAGTGTCTGAAGAAATGGCGATGGCAGAGTCGATGCCACAGAGTGAACGCATCCAGGGCAACTTTGCTCCAGAGGACATACTGACAAACACCAAGTCCTGCTTGGAGCCCATTGTGACTGCgccaacatctttagaaaccaTTGCCAAAATAATCAGTAACCAGCACAGTGAGTGTGTGAATATTCAGAACAACTGCACATTGCCAGATGAGGATACCATGAGTCAGAATGATAGCATGACATTATTTCAGAACAGCTCTTATAATAGTTCCCGTGCTTCATCCAGCTCATTGACTGAGCTGTCACATGAGTATATAGAGAAGCTCGAAAACAGCCTTTTAAAGAATCTCCCCTTCTCAGAGGAGGACTTTAAGACCTGTGGCCTCCTGCAGAAAAGCTTTGTGCAGCAGTTTACTCTTTCTCCTCGACAGTCCTCAAAAGACAACGACCTCTCAGACTga